Sequence from the Gloeocapsopsis dulcis genome:
CTCTCCCTTGTATGCGTTACGCCATCAGTGATAGGAAGCAGATTTTAACCGACTGTTTGGGTTGTCGTTTCTCGACAGTGACCTTCGCCAACGTGTCCTATTGATGGCAGAATCTCTTGAAGTTGCTGGTAAGTTTGTGGGGATTGTGACTGCAACTCACTGGTACTTATTTGTAAGTTCCCATTTTGTGCCAAAGCAGCTAGAGGTTCAAAACCCAGTGACCCTTGATTAATCGGATCGTCTGCACTTTTTTCGCCATCACCAAACAAGTGATCTAAGTGAAAAGTTGTTTCTAAATCAGCAGTTTCGCCTGCTTGGACAATTCCTTTACGTTCGTCGCCGACGTACTCTCCACAAACATATTCAAATTCTCGATCAATATTTAGAACAAAGTTAATTGTCCGTCCTTCTTTCTCGGCTGTACCACTCATGACCATTGTTTGTCCTTGTGCTGGACCTTCGGTTGCTGGAACCATGCGCCACGAAAGCGCATTATATTGACCAGGTGGTACATTCGATGCTTCAGCAACTAAAACTGAGTCTTGACCATCACCCGCTTGCGCTAAATCTACAGTTTGAACTTGGTCAAGCACCACGACTTTTTCTTGGGCTTGAATCTCTCTTCCCTGTTCTGGATTAAACGCAGGTTCACTTTGATAAGCAGTAACATCTGCCAAGTTGGCATATAAGTTATCAAATGTTATTCTCCAGCCATCTTTACTCACTAAGCCTTCTCTTGCTCTTTCTTCGCCATTAGCAAGAACTTGAAGTGTTCCTGTTGCTTGCTGTTGCGGCTGTTCTTGTGCTTGAGGTTCGCCTGGAGTTTGCTCCGGAGAGCAACCAATCATTATTCCTGGGGCTAAAAAAATTAACCCTGCTAAACTTAACAGCTGTATCCTCATTACTATGTTTTGGTAAACTTTACACAATTTGTCCCTTAATACTTCATCACATAAGTTTTCAGGAAGATTTGCAATGCCCTGTAGGGGCATCTACTGATGAAATGGAAAAAGTCATAGCAATTAATACGCTATTGGAGAGTAGGATTGAATAACTGTAGAGCGATCGCTACCTAACTTCAGGCACAAATTGATGACAGACATAATGGTACAAGCCAAAGGAGTGAAAAAGCGCTTTGGTAACATGGTGGCGCTGCGTAGTATTGATTTGGCAGTTCCTGCTGGTTCAGTGTTGGGTG
This genomic interval carries:
- a CDS encoding DUF4382 domain-containing protein; protein product: MRIQLLSLAGLIFLAPGIMIGCSPEQTPGEPQAQEQPQQQATGTLQVLANGEERAREGLVSKDGWRITFDNLYANLADVTAYQSEPAFNPEQGREIQAQEKVVVLDQVQTVDLAQAGDGQDSVLVAEASNVPPGQYNALSWRMVPATEGPAQGQTMVMSGTAEKEGRTINFVLNIDREFEYVCGEYVGDERKGIVQAGETADLETTFHLDHLFGDGEKSADDPINQGSLGFEPLAALAQNGNLQISTSELQSQSPQTYQQLQEILPSIGHVGEGHCRETTTQTVG